AGGGTTTGTAGTTCGGTTTATTTTAGGTTTGTTTTGGTTTcgcttattttattaaatatactagatttaaattttttgtaaagtttattagttaaaaaagttagagcataaattttaaaaaaaatttacaaatattGAATCAATTCGTTAAAATACtctttttgtaaaaataaattatttttagtttaaatttttaattatttatttatattaaatataaaacaaaactaaaaaaattaatagtcaatagtaattaaaatcataattttttttaaaaaaaatttataaattataactatGATTATAATATCTAACTAAAGATTgttacataattattttttataaattatgaattaaaaattttaaaatttatttaatgtcaatttaaattttttaaatttattattttttgagttatagTTCAcgagatatatttttaaatagacTTATGAAACTGGTTGGACTTTAACCAAATCGGATTTgagatgaaaaaaaatatataaaataacagataaattatctatttataacaTAGACTAAACTCATTAAAACCAAAACTTAACTCAACTCGATCTATTACATTCTcagtaaaatattaaaaaacacTTAGCAAAATTGTGAATAGTTAGTATATATGGTAGAGAGAATAAGGTTTAAACTgaagatttttaattattaaaatatagttttcttcttaatagtataatataaataaaattttctcaTCAGAATCACAATGCATTGATTTGTATTCATGttcctatatttatatataatttggacaaaatgtatcttttgtgtgaaaaatatttttagatatttttaatatttttaatttgtattaaaattattttaaatattaattttatttaaaatattagaaataaaattaaatattaaaaataaaaaattatattttactcttataattttgattaatttgtgTAATACAATGGTCGACCTAGTAACGCCGTGGCTGGAGGCACGCCGGCCTACACCGGACCAACATCCACTTCAGCACGCActagtttataaaaaaattattcattatctcattttttttttaaatttataattcaaacactatatatataaaagaaacttAACATATATTCTAGGGTGAGCTCTATGgtgtagaaagaaaaaaatttctataCCTATAGATATGTGTTGGTTCATTGGAGAGCTTGACAAGTGTTTAAAGGGGGACAAAATCTGTACTCTTTGTAGGAGAAGTACAAGGGCCTTGTTTTTTCTGCAAGTGGTTAGGTCAAAATTTTGATTGactaattatactaattaaaattaaatttagtaaGATGATAAACCTCaccacaaaattatttttttatcgatCTTTAACAACTACAATAAAAGGCTTcagtttatatattttattttgtttgaactttgaatcattttaatcttttaataaactaacttattatttttatttttaatccatatttattattgttattactatTATAGTAAACTttgttaaatccaaataaaaatttaattattttgttggtttctataattttgcaaaaatttttataattttgcaaaatttttaattaggtttttatatttttttaatttggtctctgcattaattttttttaattaggtcatTTTTTACCGTAtagagactcaattaaaaaattttagagcaaatactcaattaaaaaaaaatataaaaacttaattaaaaattttataaaattatagaaatcaatggaataaataaactccaaataaaaaaaaatatattcattgTGTTATATTGTAAGCCAAAATACAATTGTAATGTATTCCAGAAATATGACTCACATATTACATAATTAGTCATACTAACAATATCcatttgtaattaatttttttttatattatgagCAATACATACTTAatgatctttttattattaaaataaaataaattacactaaTTTTTGCTAGCATCTAAATTCACTAAATacgtttaattaaattaaaagttaacaatgaaaaatattatttattatattgttatttacaatttttaaattttgtgacgGTAAACATACTTTTAAgacaatttaataatataaaacttatgacacaaatatttttttttattagatatcATACGACcctttatttttaaacaatattgccatataaaataatttactatatattttgtaaataaaaaataaattagattaaatGGTTAATAGCTTAAACTGAGTCGTTACTTTTCGAACAATAATAAAACAGAAATTCAATTTATGATGAGGTCTATTATTATGTCAACATAATTAGTCATAATGAAAATAATTACTCACTTAAAttctatataaaaaagaaaatttttttatatcattcCTACAAAGAGTATAAACTTTGTCTCCTTCTTTAAACACTTGTCAAACTCTCCAATGAACCAACACATATCTATAGGTgtagaaatttttttctttctacacCATAAAACTCACCATATTCTAGATAAACAATTTAATCCAAATTCAATGCTTATACTTCTTAGATTGTCACTAACTTGTGGGTTGAAATTTCTTATAAGTATTCCTATCAATTTATGAGAGGATCTCCAATTGAAAGATCCCCTCTTTGAACTAACCCAACTCCgattcaataataattaaaaataatattaatttaaaataacattaatttaccCTATATATAAACTATCATTttcataatatatttttgtaattattattataagttATTGTTTTAGAGAATATTAAAAACcaatacttttaataaaatataaaaaataaactaatattaatttaaatataaaaaaacataaaaaattcacCTGTTAGATTTTCacttattttttcatattctttgaaaagataattaatCAACGGTAAACCGTAATAAATACATTATTCGACATATTTTGTTATTGACACAAATATGTTTAAAGtttattatcaataaaatatttttaaattatttaaaatagaataaaaatacatatttataaACAGAcgatttatattaataatagataaaaatgaTATGACAAAcgaaatttttatatgataagTAAGATTTAAATATTGGTAAATGAGTTACATCACGCTTTTTCTGTATGCATGTTAAGGAGCAAATCTTTGATTATAgctatatatttttagtatatttttaaattatttaagagtATTTGTATCTAtgacaaaatttaaagatatttttattaactcAAAGATAATTCCATAACATTTTTTAGGAAAAGTACGAGAAGCTAAtagaatatttatataatatgtataattgAAGTTTATAgagtattagaaatataattattagtgctatctttttttatcagttgaaatttttgggatgagtggtatcatgacatggtattagagtgtTAAATACGAAAGATCAAAAATTTTTGGGAAGATACTTATTATCCCTAATACTCGAATGATATTTTAGataatataaaagatatttattttgtaactcgATAACtcattgtacatattgtacaaATAATCTATTGTCTCGCTAGCGTCTTGTCTAAAAGTAAGAGCCAGACATGGGTCCCTTTTGCACTTAAAATAATATGGACCAGGCGGCTACAACTAGAACTACAACTTGCATCAAATCTGATAGGAACGTGTACTTGATGTGCATTAAAATCTAGAAGAAGTGAGTGGTGGCATAAAgatacaagaagaagaagatagatccaaattaaataaaagatgaatGTACTAGTACATATATACGAtgatatatatgaataataattaacataCATTGTAGAATATAATGTATAAGTGTACGCATCTCTTATGGTTGAGGTGTCCCAATCTTCATAGCCGTACGGCAATAAAGTTTCTTCACTTCCTTGCGTCCAAAACAGCTACACCATTAAGATGGATAATGGGTGTGTTTCACTCatttttaatgattaaaagagcagagttgttatttatatttatttaatattgacaattaataataataataataataataataattatatgagATATTTATTGTTATGATATATATGTTGCACATCTTATTCAATAACAGAGAATATAATTTGCAGTAGATTAGTATTATTCGATGTCCCGAacaatctattatatattaataaagcaataaaaatgaaagaaataatgatatttaaaaatttaaaaaaatgaggtGGTATAGTTCAATTTAAAGGGGGAAAAGGAATTTAAAAGTGAAggatcataaaaaaaataaaagaaaggaaagtgATAAAATGAGTATTAATATACATGTAGATTACGAAAATTTGATTGTTCACATATCATTTTCTCAAATCTAAACAAGGAAATTCGGGAGTTTCAATGGAAGCATCACAAATCCTCTTAGGCATTAGAACTCCAATATGGATGAAGGATCTTGGAACCAAATGTTTGTAGTCGTTGACTTCATAATGGAAATAAATACAGAAGGAAAATAGAAATCTAGGTGCTTGAGTAGGCCTAATGACCACGCTTGAAACCAAGTTTCCTAATAAGGTTAAATGTATCATGGCGATTAATTAAATTGGGTTGGTTTAGTAGTTAGTTTATTAGTCCGTTTAAGTAAGTGTCAATGATTTAAATTTTGCCTTTTACATGAAGCAATCTATTAGtcaataacaaatttttaaatagaactcAATACcataataaattagttttaatttgtccagctaaaagatataataaaaaataaaaaaagatgtatCATTACGATTTCTTTTAAGATAATGGCCAATATTACGAGGAGAAGTGTTAAGGAGTCAacaaattttgtaatttgtagtcaTCAATTAActattgataaaatttttaatgatataaaattttatctaataataaaaaaatattatttttattgattaaatacttaccaaattttaattaaaatgttGGTCCCTAAATTTTCTCTATTATGAGTCGTAAACTCAGATAACTCATGCTTGATAATTGAGGTTACACTCTGGTGGAGGCTTGTTATTcttgattgaaaaacaatttcattGTATATGGATATGGTTTACTAAAGCGGAGCCAGCAAAATTGGCCAAATCCATGGGACTAACTTATTTATCCGTTAAACGGATAGATTTTTACCTTAAAAATAAAGTCCCTTTGAATTTTAGGCTAAACTTAATGAgttcaattaatttaaaaaatagcaaatttttagtttattttttcaataaaaatctatcttttttttcgcaatatttttttaactgtgCCAAAAATTTGACTCATCCATTAAAAAGGATGTCTGTTTAAGGTTTTGCCTTTTTTGTCCAAAAGTTACTTTTTGTTGTCCAAAATTTCTTTTAGTCTAAAGCTgatttttttcatttgtttaaaaataaaaaataaatggatTAACACGTGTATAATCtgtcaaattaattataaacagtttaaacttaaaaactgagatctgtaaataaataaaagataaaacaaatcagcctatataatttttaatttaagcgGGTTAGATCTAAACAGATTAATTAAACTAGTCCGGTTGAAAATCCTAAATAAAATGGTCATGGCTTGTATGATTctataagaaaataattaataaagagGAATATTGTAAATACAGTGGTTAATATCCCAAATCAACCTTCAAAAGGATTTTagtaagatatttttatttctaacaaAGTGGTCAAAATTAACATATTTTTCAGTTATACTACACATTCATATAATTTTGTATCTAAATTTATCTAAGTTGATCCAAtactaaaaaaatctaataccATTAAATGAAATGTGAAATACACGTGTCTAACACACACAAAATCACTCTTGCCGAgtgctttttctcttttccccgcgcttcttcttattcttctcctcgccttcttcttctttgccttcttcttcgccttcttcttcgcgtttctcctccttttcattctcttctttctttttcacgttcttttttcttcacgtgttttcttcttatcatcattcttttgttgttgttgctgctgtattTTTTGTCTTCTCTCTGGTAAAGAAGTAGTAGAAGGTGatgaagaagagttttgaattgtgtagaacaaaaataaaccgaacatgttattatggtgaaacaattgtatagtactaaatgaatggaatattatccattatataaattcaaattcgaaCATATTTCTGTATAATGAACCAAAtacgtactcatggtgaaatAATTGTATAATATTGAGTGAActaaacataatccattatataaaatcaaattcgaaCATATTTCTGTATAATGAACAAAAtacgtactcatggtgaaacaattgtataataTTGAGTGAActaaacataatccattatataaaatcaaattcaaacagctttctgcataatgaaccaaacacagtactcatggtgaaacaatcatatagtactgagtgaatgaaacataatccattatataaaatcaaattcgaacagctttctgcataatgaatcgaacacgtactcatggtgaaacaatcGTATAGTAttgagtgaacgaaacataatccattatataaaatcaaattcaaacagctttctgcataatgaaccaaacacagtactcatggtgaaacaatcatatagtactgagtgaatgaaacataatccattatataaaatcaaattcgaaCATCTTTCTACATAATGAACCGAACgcgtactcatggtgaaacaattttATATTACTGAGTGAatgaaacataatccattatataaaatcaaattcaaacagctcTGCCTACAATTTAcagattatcaattcaattcagtacACCTCCgtccattcaattcaaattagcaattgcattctattcaattcgattcaaaattgaataatctAAACTTCCTCAATTTGATTCGTTTCATAAGAAAAATCCAAATCGCTCTCAATCAACTAATTTGACGTTGAGTCATTCATTGTTTCGATTCAGAAGtgcagatcgaagaagaaaacgaagaagaataggaagaaGATAAATGCAACGTAACCAgatcaaaagaagaaaataagaaaatgaacgCGACCAGAGGAAAACGATGAAGACAATGCAGATCAATAAGGAAGAACGCAAGtagagaacaagaagaagaagaaaaagaagaagatggtttATGTTGCAGCAGAAGATTTACGTTGAGCAAAACTTTAGGTTGAAGCACGTTATATGTAGCGCGTGTAAGACATACGAGTGAGGGAGGGAGGGGAGCGCATATGGCTAATATTGCTTGGATAACTTGGATGCATTTTTTACATGGATGTAGAGTGTTATTATTAGCCAGCTATGCTACACATCCATGTAATTTTGTATCCAAGTTCATCCAAGTTGACCCAACACCAAAAAAATCCAATACCATTAAATGAAATGTGAAATACACGAGCTCAACACACATGAAACCGCTTTTACCCAacgtttcttttcttcttcttcttcacatgCTCGTTTACGAACGGAGCATCTTCTTCTTATTCGCCTTCTTCTTCGCGTTCCTCCTCCTTCtcattctcctccttctttttcgcaTTCTTTTCTCTTCACGTATTTTTTTCTTATCgtcattcttttattgttgttgttgctgtatttttttgtctttttttccatctctctggtgaagaagcagtagaaggtaaggaagaagagttttgaattgtgcagaaCAGAAATGATGAACCGAACATgttatggtgaaacaattgtatagtattaaatgaatggaacattatccattatataaattcaaattcgaaCATCTTTCTGTATAATGAACCAAACACATACTCATGGTGAAATAATTGTATAATATTGAGTGAActaaacataatccattatataaaatcaaattcaaatagctttctgcataatgaacacgtactcatggtgaaacaattatataatattGAGTGAACGAaatataatccattatataaaagcAAATTCGAACATCTTtttgcataatgaaccgaacgcGTACTCATGGTAAAAACATTGATGTAAAAACACCTAAAATAACTTATCATTTCTAtttacattgtttaatattttattgtttatctatattttttattattaataaataatcctAAACTCTCAAATAAatcattttatattaaattgtgCTTGTTTATATACAAAACAGGAGACAgaaatataaaaacataaaattatatttgataaataatatgTAGACATGgatattagtatattttttatttttttgattaaaaaacacaaaatattaacaaaaattttttatttattttttattattttatcaaatttttttgaataaaaaataaaaattaatcaagGATATAAATATGGATATGCTAATAAGTAGAATATTTAGAATGACAAAATTCGTAGACATGGTTTAGACCTCATTAATAAACTAGAGTAACATAGATTTTGGATAGTCCCACAATTAGAAGACCAAACTTGCATTTAATCGAATCAGTATAAATGTAAGCACGCATATTTAAGAAGCAACACTTAATAGGTATATATATGCATTTTAGTTGACACAGAATTTTACACACCGAGACTTTTTTAGCCTATGTTTGAttggaaggaaagaaataaagaggaaagaaatagagagaaaagaaagaaaaaaaaagaaattgagtggatttttattttttttagatgtgtttggatgaaaggaaaataagaaggaaagaaatggtataaaaagataattttactcttatattataaaatatattgaaaaaagtaAAGGAGTAATATTGGAAGTAGAGAGAGATAAATAATTTTCTCTCCATTTTCTCTCCATTGTTGGAGGGAAAGAAAATTAGTGAGTCCCACCAATATTTTTCCATTCATTTTTCTTCCTCTCCCATTTTTCTCCTCAAccaaacaaaggaaaataactattttccttccaatttctttttcttccttttctttcttcctattttttaatatatttgacaaatttctagtaataaaaataacagtactaataaaataattttttttttgagaaattgtaatttacatctttttttaaaagatttttttttcttgaaaaaaatatttttcatgtaataaataaataaaaaatacttttatactattatactcaaacataattaataaataaaaaaacttttttacataaaatatctaaatataaaattatttttatttttttataaaattaaaaaaaaataactcaaaaaaatctttttttaaaatttcatccGAACAAACCTTTAGGTGAAATATAATTGCCTTTGACTTTAGCAAATGTGTAGGTGAACAGTGAACAGTACCCTTAATGGACCTCTTGCATACAAAACTTCCCTATCcatattagttttttattttatctttatataaataaaaataaaatagtaaaacagTAATATACGTCCAGATATCTCAATACCTGTCCAATTTTGTACTGTTTTTGGCTTTCCTCCGATCAACATCCGTTCTTTTTGCTATGGAAATAACAATTCTATCCTACATATACAATGGTAATTACAAACTTTGCCCCTTTTGCTAGAATTTCAATCCTTTTTAAAAATCTCATACCTGGTGTTAGGTTTTTTGGGAAGACATTTGTCCAGGAAGTTAAAGAGAGTGAATGTATTAATAATCTCAAAACCACCATTTAgcagagaaaaacgaaaatgcTAGTTTTTAATTGGATAAATAGTAAACAAGAGATTGAAAACTCATTGTGTTTGATGgaggagagaaaaaaatagcaatttttttttcaaattctaaagTATCTTTTTATCTATTATGTTTAGTGCTGCTAAAGCATCAACAATTCCaaaataatgaaagggtaatAGAGCATACTACAATAATTCGAGCATGATCGATAGCAAATTTTggcataatttattaaaaaaatttaaattttaattcttagaGATGATTGGATATTTGCTCATCAGAAAAAAAGCTAGAAGTTACAAATGTCATTGTCTATGGGGCGCAGATGAAGCCTTTCTTTGCCTCCACTGATTAGCTGTGGACGGAGCAGAAACTTGTCAGGAAACGCACAAAGTTTGTCGTCAGCACTAGCACTCGAGGAGATAAAAGAGCCTCATTAAAGAGCTCATCAACAATGTCCAatcctcttctttctctttctctcaccAAATGTAGCCTTATTTTTTCATGATGGCTTTTATTTTTGGCCTCAAGGAGcacttaattaaaaatagagTCCTACATCTTACTAAAATTATGGTAATTTTTTTAAGGCTTTATTCAACGAATTTGTATCAAGAATTatagaatttgataaaaaaattagagagaaaaaaagagatattCCTAAAACTAGagacaaagagaaaaaaaagagagttttaaattattttatgcaTATCTTACATTATTATACCATCTTTCTAtttatagtataattttttaattagattagtCAATACTAATCTTATCATTATCCTATCCTTCAAAACAACCTTATTCTTAAGgttgccaaaaaaaaaaaatcttaaaaattgtaaaaactaATTACAagtaataaaagtaataaaaaatatcagcaatcctaaaataatattttctatggcactgtttaaaaaatttaccaTCAGATCccattgaaaataatttaatccaacccaaaaccaacaaaatataattactaAATAAATCTGAAATGGACCCAAAAAGAGTAATAGCTTGAGAATTGGGCTCAATATATCATCAATCACCTCCTGAATTTGGAACTGGGCTTCAGAAATTAAGCATTGGTCCAAAGCATCACTTACCCTAATTTCCTTCTCCTTCCAGGCAGCTCCAGCGGCTTCTTCCTTCTCTGCCCTGAGTGTCGCTGCTGCCCGAAAAACCGCCGTCGGCGAGCCAAGCACCACCGTCCGGCTCCAACGGCTCCTTCTCCATATACCTTCGGTTCCGTTCGCACTCCCTCCTGCCGAATCCACCGCCAGCTGCAGCAACCCGTCGCTGTCTTGTGCCCCGTCGCGATTCCATGGAAACGCCGCCGCCACCTGCTTCTTCATCGTTCGAGCTTCCTCCTCGCAATCCCAAGGGAAGACTGCCGCAAGGAGTGGAGATGGCCTTGCCAAGAACGAAGAAACGCACTGGAACCCTCCGCCACACCTTCGAGGATCTCCGGCGCCGTTACCGAGGGTCAGATCTGGTGGTGCGTCATCGTCGAAGCCGCCCCCTCTGTGCAGCACTGAAGCGTCGTCAGTGCCGACCAAGACCACCGCATTCGAGTTCAGATGCGGTGGTTTCGGTGGCGGTCGCGGCACCCTCACCTTTGTCGGTTTTGGATACGCGAACTCCACCTGCTCCAGCGCCATCGCGAACGTCACTGCTGAAGACCCCGCGAGAAAAGTGGGCCTGCTTGACTCGTTGAAGGACGTTCTGATTTCTCTACTATTATTGCGATCTGCTACCGTCTTCGTAATTATTCCCGAGAGTAAGTGATTTTCTTGATTTGGAGGTAATTATGATTACAGTTCtggaattgaattttgaaatcctGCTTGATCTGCATTATCTGGTGATGCTACGG
The Arachis duranensis cultivar V14167 chromosome 5, aradu.V14167.gnm2.J7QH, whole genome shotgun sequence genome window above contains:
- the LOC127747683 gene encoding uncharacterized protein LOC127747683 — encoded protein: MKTMQINKEEQIKHWSKASLTLISFSFQAAPAASSFSALSVAAARKTAVGEPSTTVRLQRLLLHIPSVPFALPPAESTASCSNPSLSCAPSRFHGNAAATCFFIVRASSSQSQGKTAARSGDGLAKNEETHWNPPPHLRGSPAPLPRVRSGGASSSKPPPLCSTEASSVPTKTTAFEFRCGGFGGGRGTLTFVGFGYANSTCSSAIANVTAEDPARKVGLLDSLKDVLISLLLLRSATVFVIIPETSCFAVHSNKQSTEQSLRKYEFWDHWKHGIEEGTKPQVYNEEHDNKDLQQGVAAARNRD